One stretch of Thermoproteota archaeon DNA includes these proteins:
- a CDS encoding winged helix-turn-helix transcriptional regulator has protein sequence MEYLRVNPGAYLRQMSRDLGMSLGSLRWHLNVLERSGLVWERRKGNMIEFYLSDVF, from the coding sequence ATAGAGTACCTGAGGGTGAACCCCGGCGCTTACCTGAGGCAGATGTCCAGAGATTTGGGGATGAGTCTGGGAAGCCTGAGGTGGCATCTCAATGTCCTCGAGAGGAGCGGCCTCGTCTGGGAGAGGAGGAAGGGAAACATGATCGAGTTCTACTTGTCTGATGTTTTCTAA
- a CDS encoding MBL fold metallo-hydrolase, with translation MLAEEHASGMFWAQHGISFLLKVRSGEQVHEILFDTGNSWEPIEHNLRLLGQDVSRVKAVVLSHRHYDHTGGLRGLLTDLNREITIISHPDLFRPNFVLPLREIGIPFTREELEGLGARFLLTRDPIEIVSGVVTTGEIPRTSELEREMTIETYTVDVDGRLVRDPIMDDVSLIVKLRGGSVVLTGCSHAGVVNIVKRALEIAGPVRAVMGGFHLVSASEERIEATVRALRDLGVEQVITGHCTGLPAECAFRRAYGRGFAQLAVGKVFKFT, from the coding sequence GTGTTGGCAGAAGAGCATGCTTCAGGCATGTTCTGGGCTCAGCATGGCATATCCTTCCTACTAAAGGTCCGCTCCGGTGAGCAGGTTCATGAGATCCTCTTCGACACCGGAAACAGCTGGGAACCCATCGAACACAACCTCAGGCTGCTGGGCCAAGATGTATCGAGAGTTAAAGCAGTAGTCCTCTCGCACAGGCATTACGACCACACAGGAGGCCTCAGAGGTCTCCTGACAGATCTGAACAGGGAGATCACGATCATATCACATCCGGACCTCTTCAGACCGAACTTCGTCCTGCCCCTGAGAGAGATAGGTATACCCTTCACTAGGGAAGAGCTTGAAGGACTGGGTGCGAGGTTCCTCCTGACCCGCGATCCTATTGAAATAGTGTCCGGGGTTGTGACGACTGGGGAGATTCCCAGAACCTCTGAGTTAGAAAGGGAGATGACCATTGAGACCTACACGGTGGATGTCGATGGGAGACTGGTTAGAGATCCCATAATGGATGATGTCTCCCTCATCGTGAAGCTGAGAGGGGGATCTGTGGTGCTAACCGGATGCTCCCACGCGGGAGTGGTGAACATAGTGAAGAGGGCACTGGAAATAGCCGGCCCGGTCAGGGCGGTGATGGGAGGCTTCCACCTCGTCAGTGCCTCTGAAGAGAGGATAGAGGCTACTGTCAGGGCCCTCCGAGACTTGGGTGTGGAACAGGTAATCACCGGTCACTGCACAGGTCTACCAGCGGAGTGCGCGTTCAGAAGAGCATATGGAAGGGGTTTTGCACAACTGGCCGTGGGAAAGGTGTTTAAATTTACCTAG
- a CDS encoding spermidine/putrescine ABC transporter substrate-binding protein, giving the protein MQRREFLKIAIAGAAGFAVGSLVGLPIRKSGMEGVSGKEVASKIQEGSHRVEALKVYNWSYYIQELLLDIFAKEVGMDRKKLVYDVFEDPSEPFSKIAAGGSGYDLVVLPDAEAALAISKGFVRRLDKSLIPNLRFVDPDFLHPPFDPDNEYSVVYMWGITAYSWRSDFVPKGVTTLKQIFDPELDFLKKHGKRVMMLEEAMEVVLSTKAYLGKDPYDWSDKTMEEVKEVLIRQKPYLAGYGGTSEYYRGFAEGSIDVAQAYNGDIALLRTEEHPELADKVQFGIPEEGGTRWTDNMLIPKDAPHPEAAHLFINFLLDPAVAAVNSLYVKYMSPVKDAKPLIEKVLSDPEIYPANIKDRTWYVPLLTEEDHAKLMKVWKEVQES; this is encoded by the coding sequence ATGCAGAGACGTGAGTTCCTTAAGATAGCTATAGCAGGCGCTGCTGGCTTCGCAGTGGGATCTCTAGTGGGATTACCAATAAGGAAGAGCGGGATGGAAGGTGTCAGTGGGAAAGAGGTCGCTTCCAAAATACAGGAGGGTTCCCACAGAGTAGAGGCGCTCAAGGTGTATAACTGGTCCTATTACATCCAAGAGCTACTCCTAGACATATTCGCCAAAGAGGTGGGTATGGATAGGAAGAAATTGGTGTATGATGTTTTCGAGGATCCTTCAGAACCTTTCTCCAAAATAGCGGCTGGAGGTAGCGGATATGACTTGGTAGTTCTCCCAGACGCGGAAGCTGCTCTTGCTATAAGTAAGGGATTTGTCAGGAGACTGGACAAGTCCCTTATACCCAACCTGAGGTTCGTGGATCCGGATTTCCTGCATCCCCCATTCGATCCAGATAACGAGTACAGTGTAGTTTACATGTGGGGCATAACGGCTTATTCATGGAGGTCAGACTTCGTCCCTAAAGGTGTGACCACCCTCAAGCAGATATTCGATCCAGAGCTGGACTTCTTGAAGAAGCATGGGAAGAGGGTGATGATGCTGGAGGAGGCCATGGAAGTCGTCCTCTCTACCAAGGCCTACTTAGGTAAGGACCCCTATGACTGGAGTGATAAGACGATGGAGGAGGTGAAGGAAGTACTGATCAGGCAGAAGCCCTATTTGGCTGGCTACGGAGGAACAAGCGAGTATTACAGGGGCTTTGCCGAGGGAAGCATAGATGTAGCTCAAGCCTATAACGGTGACATAGCTCTCCTGAGGACCGAGGAACATCCAGAACTCGCCGACAAGGTCCAATTTGGAATACCGGAGGAGGGAGGGACTAGATGGACTGATAATATGCTGATACCAAAGGACGCTCCCCATCCCGAGGCGGCCCATCTCTTCATAAACTTCTTGCTGGACCCAGCTGTAGCAGCCGTCAACTCGCTTTACGTAAAGTACATGAGTCCAGTGAAAGACGCCAAACCTCTTATAGAGAAAGTCCTCAGCGATCCCGAGATATACCCCGCCAACATCAAGGATAGAACTTGGTATGTACCGCTGCTCACGGAGGAGGATCATGCTAAGCTCATGAAAGTATGGAAGGAGGTCCAAGAGTCCTGA
- the pcp gene encoding pyroglutamyl-peptidase I — protein sequence MILLTGFESWDDVPSNPTSELVEQLVRNEIVGEVLPVSFRRAGERLEKLIKELRPEAVLNLGLAPERPVIRVERIAINLIDARIPDNDGEQPVDVPIDPDGPPCYFSTLPTRELVGALRGEGIPAFLSYSAGTYLCNYVMYKTLRTLDIVGLRVPAGFIHIPYSSEMASKMNKPVPSLPLSTIKRAIQIALNVITSSSRA from the coding sequence ATGATCTTGCTGACCGGATTCGAGAGCTGGGATGACGTTCCCTCCAATCCCACCAGTGAACTTGTAGAGCAGCTCGTGAGAAATGAAATAGTGGGTGAAGTTCTGCCAGTCTCGTTCAGGAGGGCAGGCGAGAGGCTGGAGAAGCTCATAAAGGAACTCAGGCCTGAGGCCGTGCTTAACCTCGGTCTTGCGCCTGAGAGACCCGTTATCAGGGTTGAGAGAATCGCAATAAACCTGATAGATGCGAGAATCCCGGATAACGATGGAGAGCAGCCAGTAGATGTGCCCATAGATCCGGATGGGCCTCCATGCTACTTCTCCACGCTACCGACTAGGGAGCTAGTGGGGGCCTTGAGGGGGGAGGGCATACCCGCTTTTCTGTCGTACTCGGCCGGGACGTATCTGTGCAACTATGTCATGTACAAGACGCTGAGGACACTGGATATCGTGGGCCTCAGGGTACCGGCTGGCTTCATCCACATCCCATACTCCTCCGAGATGGCCTCGAAGATGAACAAACCAGTCCCTAGCCTGCCCCTATCCACTATAAAGAGGGCTATCCAGATAGCGTTGAATGTGATCACCTCCTCTTCCCGAGCTTGA
- a CDS encoding zinc ABC transporter substrate-binding protein — protein sequence MRAGALLLLLALTLAVQSAEGSPRGLNVIVTFSNLKYDVDLLACPSDRVVSLVPPGVDPHDYELKPEDVNLLKEADIVVSTAHTPFERLIREKVASGEIKAELVEIPKLGLKILTNPATKQPNYHMPIYDPDNYLKLMGRLSEIMARENPECASQYMKRYDLIRERILKIKKEAPHLNLSAVAVSPVAQYAVEWAGVKVRYLLLKERGVPATPPELAEIRRKALSGEIGVMVLVGNAQTPLNKKAVEMAEETGISWINIPSPLEPRSTPEKLEDVVKALSNVGENRSTEIEYEYVPMAVTLVVIITSLFTALYLLRRQGREARGNLIR from the coding sequence ATGAGGGCGGGCGCTCTGTTACTACTGCTGGCTCTGACACTGGCGGTTCAATCGGCTGAGGGCTCACCTAGAGGCCTCAACGTGATCGTGACCTTCTCCAACCTGAAGTATGATGTGGATCTCTTAGCATGCCCCTCCGATAGGGTGGTGTCCCTCGTACCACCCGGAGTCGATCCGCACGACTACGAGCTCAAGCCGGAGGATGTAAACTTGTTAAAGGAGGCAGACATCGTAGTATCAACAGCCCATACTCCCTTCGAGAGGCTCATCAGGGAAAAGGTCGCCTCAGGTGAAATAAAAGCGGAGCTAGTGGAGATTCCCAAGCTGGGACTCAAGATCCTGACGAATCCAGCAACTAAGCAGCCTAACTATCACATGCCCATCTATGATCCAGATAATTACCTCAAGTTAATGGGGCGTCTGAGCGAGATAATGGCTAGGGAGAACCCCGAGTGCGCCTCTCAGTACATGAAGAGGTATGATCTGATAAGGGAGAGGATTCTGAAGATAAAGAAGGAAGCACCTCATCTAAACTTGTCAGCTGTCGCCGTGAGCCCAGTCGCCCAGTACGCGGTGGAATGGGCCGGGGTGAAGGTGAGGTACCTGCTCCTTAAGGAGAGGGGGGTGCCAGCGACGCCTCCAGAGCTAGCGGAGATTAGGAGGAAGGCCCTCTCTGGCGAGATAGGGGTCATGGTATTGGTAGGGAATGCGCAGACCCCTCTCAACAAGAAAGCAGTGGAAATGGCCGAGGAAACGGGCATATCTTGGATAAACATCCCATCACCGCTCGAACCAAGGAGCACCCCTGAAAAGCTTGAAGACGTGGTAAAAGCCCTTTCCAACGTTGGAGAAAATAGATCGACGGAAATAGAATATGAGTACGTCCCGATGGCCGTCACATTGGTTGTGATAATCACCTCTCTGTTTACAGCGCTTTACCTGCTGAGGAGACAGGGCAGAGAAGCGAGGGGCAACCTAATTAGGTAG
- a CDS encoding metal ABC transporter ATP-binding protein, translating into MSALTLEVRGLEVSYDDEEIFSNESFRLEGPGLVVVMGPNGAGKTTLFKALLGLIPAKGKVLVNGEDVTGKPERAGRLIGYVPQWKGEDYSFPVSVREIVESAIALRRRPPRLSFPKNERGRIESALKRVGVDYIAGKPLSELSGGQRQRVFIARALVWDPSILIMDEPLTAVDPMGRVDLVRMIKEMSSSKLVMVSSHDPSMFLDRAKLIMVVNRGIVALGPPDQVIKEELLSKVYGRSVFIVEKCVHVVDGYAV; encoded by the coding sequence ATGAGCGCGCTGACCTTGGAGGTGAGGGGACTCGAGGTAAGCTACGATGATGAGGAGATATTCTCTAACGAAAGCTTTAGACTCGAGGGACCCGGTCTAGTGGTGGTGATGGGTCCCAATGGCGCTGGAAAGACCACCCTGTTCAAGGCGCTCTTAGGACTAATACCCGCTAAAGGAAAAGTCCTAGTCAATGGAGAGGACGTGACTGGCAAGCCAGAGAGGGCCGGCAGGCTCATAGGATACGTCCCCCAGTGGAAGGGAGAGGACTATAGCTTTCCGGTCAGCGTCAGGGAGATAGTCGAATCGGCCATAGCCCTGAGAAGGAGGCCTCCCAGGCTCTCCTTCCCAAAGAACGAGAGGGGGAGGATAGAGTCTGCCCTCAAGAGGGTGGGAGTCGATTATATAGCAGGCAAACCGCTATCAGAGCTGTCAGGAGGCCAGAGACAGAGGGTCTTCATAGCTAGGGCCCTAGTGTGGGACCCATCCATCCTAATAATGGATGAGCCCCTCACTGCGGTGGATCCAATGGGAAGGGTGGATTTGGTCAGGATGATAAAGGAGATGTCCTCATCCAAGCTGGTGATGGTTAGCAGTCACGACCCAAGCATGTTCCTCGACAGGGCCAAGTTGATTATGGTCGTGAACAGGGGGATAGTAGCGCTTGGCCCGCCCGATCAGGTCATAAAGGAGGAGCTGCTTAGCAAGGTTTACGGGAGGAGCGTCTTCATAGTTGAGAAGTGCGTCCACGTGGTGGATGGCTATGCCGTTTGA